One Spirochaetota bacterium genomic window, TTTCTTATGGTATCAATAGGGATTACCCAGAAAAAGAAATTATCGGTAAGATGTGAATCAGGGCGGGTAACTTCCATCAGATATAAAAGATTAAATGAGCAATTTTCATCAAAAAAATAATAATCTGAATATACATTATCGAGCTCCCAGATATGGAAAAGCATAAACCTGACTTCATCCTGATTCAAATTGAGTTTATATTCCCATATATCCCTGCTTTCAAGGTCACTGTATTCCTGAACCTTCATGTAATAGGGCATTATAGAAAAGTAGCCTTTATAAAATCCAAAGATTCCTCTAAACGCAAATAATGGGCCAAACGTTTCATTGGTATTTGCTGCATAATTTATAGCTGATGACAGAAGTCCTGGATTGTATTGAGACTGTACTGTTAAAAGAGTATGTCCAAACATGGATGCTGGGCTGTTGATATATCCTGTGGGGAATACCAGGTTAACTTTAATTGAATCTTTAAACGATACTATCTCCTGATATTTTTTGCAGGATACTTCATATGGGCTTGGTGTTTGTAATTCCTTTTTTAACCATTCATAGCGTGCCATGAAACGATCAATGGGATTTCCTTTTTCATGGTATGAGTATAAATATCGTATTGTGGCGTCAAGTTCGCTGTGGGGATTGTATTTCCCATCTGATGCCAGAAAAAATTTAGGGTCATCAACAAGACTTTTAATTCCAAAGATACTTTTTTTATAGTGAAGTAAAGCCCACCATTGTTTAGTGTCAGATAACTTTTTTGTTTTAGATAATGCAATTAATTGATCAATATCTATGGATTGAAAAAGATCCTTTGATATTGTTGTGCTGGAAGATATATCGATAGTTGTTTCATAGGGATAATTTTGCTGAGCATGGGCATGGTGATAATATGGTATTACTATACAATGAATTAAAAGAATGAAAAAAGGCACAATAAAGATTTCTTTACTGTGCCTTATGTATGAGAGCAGTGACAATATTCCCCTATTGAAAATTTATAATATGATTAACTATTCTGCAATACAACTTCAATATTCTTTACAACTTCGGTTGAAGTTACATCGCTTGAAGTATAAATTTTATTAAAGTTAGACTGTAATTTTGTGAAGAACTGCTGTTTTTCACTTTCGGGAACATTCATAAGAAGAGCTAATGTTTCCAGATATTCGCCATTGCCTTTGGCAATGTCTTTTGCAAGGTTATCCATGTTATCTGCTACATAAAGGTTGATCTTTTCATTTGAAACAATCCCTTTCATAGGAGCACAACCCAGTGTACCTGAGGTCATGCCAAATGTCTGGTTGCCACATATTCCATTTGTTGTTGTTGCCAATATTTCGAATAGCAAGCCATCTTTGTCGCCAAAGATCATTGAGCCAACGCCACAACCTGCATTGTTCCGTACAACACCTGCTTCAGCTATGCTTATTGCTGCTACCAGCATAAAAAGAACAAGTAATGATACGCTTTTTTTCATAAAAACCTCCGTAAAATAGTATTTTATAGGGGAAATTCTTTATATTTTATGAAGAATACTATAAATATTTCATTTAATGTCAAGCAAAAATTTTATTACAACTAAACCCAAACTTTAAAAAACCCAAGCATCATTTCCCAAATAACTGGCGTATTACCTGCATTATAGGTTCAGGGAGTGATTTTGCTTCCTGCCCGGCAGCCAGTGCATAGTAATACACCATTGCAACTTTTTCAAGCATCTCTGCATGAAGGCATGCCTGCTCTAAGTTTTTGCCTAAAGCCAGTGCCCCATGATTTTTAATAATATAACATTTACATTTATTAGCCACAGCTGCAGCAACATTTGCAGCTAGCTCAGGTGTACCCGATAGTGCATAGGGAACAAAAGCAACCTCATCACCAATAGCAAATGCAATTTCATCAAACATGGCAGGGATTGGCTTATCGATATTCATAACCGATAGTATGCTTGCATAGATCTGGTGTGTGTGTACTACAGCGTTAACATCATTCCTTTCTTTATAAATTGATAGATGCATTGACAATTCCATCGTAGGTTTCTTACCTTCAATAACATTCTGGTTATAATCAACAATGCAAACGTCGCTTACTGCCATATCTTTGTAAGGCAGGCTTGATGGAGTTACTGCAATTTTTTCTTCATTTTCAATTCTGCATGATATGTTGCCACCGCTGCCCAATTTAGTACCAAAAAATCCATGTTCATTGAGCCAATGGCACCATTGTAAAATTTGTTCTTTATACAGTGTGTACTGTAACATGGTAAACTCCTATAATGATATAAATTTTTTTCTTATCATCTATGCCAGGTATATTTTTAAATCACCTGAAGAAAAAATCTTTACTTATAGACTAAAGATTTCACTTACTTCG contains:
- a CDS encoding DUF4105 domain-containing protein, with translation MPFFILLIHCIVIPYYHHAHAQQNYPYETTIDISSSTTISKDLFQSIDIDQLIALSKTKKLSDTKQWWALLHYKKSIFGIKSLVDDPKFFLASDGKYNPHSELDATIRYLYSYHEKGNPIDRFMARYEWLKKELQTPSPYEVSCKKYQEIVSFKDSIKVNLVFPTGYINSPASMFGHTLLTVQSQYNPGLLSSAINYAANTNETFGPLFAFRGIFGFYKGYFSIMPYYMKVQEYSDLESRDIWEYKLNLNQDEVRFMLFHIWELDNVYSDYYFFDENCSFNLLYLMEVTRPDSHLTDNFFFWVIPIDTIRKVINAGFVESTSFRPSRTTTINRMVLQLNPDQIKAVKSIAKQENDTLTNLIN
- a CDS encoding DUF3015 family protein, yielding MKKSVSLLVLFMLVAAISIAEAGVVRNNAGCGVGSMIFGDKDGLLFEILATTTNGICGNQTFGMTSGTLGCAPMKGIVSNEKINLYVADNMDNLAKDIAKGNGEYLETLALLMNVPESEKQQFFTKLQSNFNKIYTSSDVTSTEVVKNIEVVLQNS
- a CDS encoding class II aldolase/adducin family protein, with product MLQYTLYKEQILQWCHWLNEHGFFGTKLGSGGNISCRIENEEKIAVTPSSLPYKDMAVSDVCIVDYNQNVIEGKKPTMELSMHLSIYKERNDVNAVVHTHQIYASILSVMNIDKPIPAMFDEIAFAIGDEVAFVPYALSGTPELAANVAAAVANKCKCYIIKNHGALALGKNLEQACLHAEMLEKVAMVYYYALAAGQEAKSLPEPIMQVIRQLFGK